A stretch of DNA from Asticcacaulis sp.:
GCGCTGGCCAATGACCGGCCGGTGGTGCTGATGGGGCGCAACACCCTGTCGGGTTCCGGCAGTGTTTATGAGGTCACCGCGCGCGAGACCCTGGCCGACACGGTCAATGCCGCCCTGGCGCGCTCAGGTTTCGACGACCAGCGCCGGGCCTTCCAAAGCCATATCGCCGCCCTCCTGAAGGATCACCTCTATGCCTACGATCCGAAGGATACGCTCGCCATATTGACCCACAAAGATATGGTGAAAAAAATGAAAGATATGGAAGATGCCGGCCAGTCTGAAATGGCCATCAAGTAACCGCGAGTTGATATCTCATGAAAGTGCTTTTTATAGCCAACTGCCATGCCAAGCCGCTCAGCATTATCTGCAATACGCTTTGCCCTTCGATTGCATTCGACTGGGTCGAGGTCAACCGTCTAAGCGAGGCCGATCGTGAGACTGTTACGGCAAAGATAGAAAACGCGGACAGCGTACTTTACTATCCGATTTCGGACAGATGGCCGCAGGACTTCGTGCGCGGCGCGACTATCCGGGAAAAGGCAAAAGCATCGCTTGTCCTTACGAATGTCTATTTTGGTGGCCTGCATCCAGACATTACATTGACCGGCAAGGGGGGCGCACGATTGCAAAGCCCTCTGGCCGATTATCATAGCCGAATTGTGCTGATGAGCTACCTCAACGGCCTGGACGCGTCAAAGGCCCTGCAACTGGTCAATGATTCAGCCTTTGCCGATAAATTCGGCTATCTTCAGGTCTGGCCGGATAGCTTGGCAGAGTTGAAAAAACGTAGCAACGAGGCGGATATCCGCTTCTACGACGAATTTGAGGAGATGCTTTACGAACGCCTGCCTTTGTTCGTGGTCAATCATCCGGTTACGCATCTGTTGTTTCTCTACGCGCGCAAGATACTGGCGCACCTGGGGCTTCCCGTCCTGTCGCTGACCGCTGACTGTTTCCCGCAGTGGATGTTGAGCAATGCCGTCTTCCCTGTATTTCCGTATATTTCCGAGACGTTCAAACTGCCTTATTCGGTGTCTCTTCTGAAGGCGCCGCGGGCCGACGTTTTTCTGGAAATGCCGGATTTCGTCAATCAGTGTTATAGTTTGTATAAAGGGTATAAGCGCGAGGAAATGGTCGTCATGGACAAATACGCCGAATGGAAAACGCGCTTCCTGGCTAGTCTGTAATTAATGTTTGGAACCGGTTTTACCCGCTTTTTGCCAAAAGGTCTGCGCAATGTCATTCTGGGCCTGTCGAATGACTACCATTTCGGTAGCCCACGCATCCGTTACGCGCCGGTAAAGGCCCGGCGACAATATCGCGGTAAACGCGTCGCCATAGCCGGCCTTTTCTCGGTGCGTTGCGGGTTGCAGCGTGCTGCTGACCTGATGGCGATGGACATGGAAGCCAGGGGTATTCCTGTCTTTCGTATGGATATGGCAAGGGCTCTGCGTCTGGTGACAGACATCGAGCGAAACGATGCCGGCGGGCTGAAGGAGATGGCGAATTTTGCCCCGACCGATATCATCATTCATGCCGCGCCGCCCCTGTTCAACCGCTTTCTAAGCAAGCTCGGAAGACGGGAGTACAGCAAGGCAGCGGTCATCCCCTACTGGCACTGGGAACTGGCCGAGGCGCCGGCAGACTGGGGCAGGGCTCTTAAATGGGCAGACGAAATATGGGCTCCGACGCTTTTTGTGGCCGATGCCATCCGGGCTGTCATGCCTGAAGCGCGGCCAATAAGGATCGTGCCCAACGCGGTTGACGCCGATCCTTTCGTCCCGGTCAGCACGGTGGATGCTGCAAGGGTACGCTCCGTTCTGGGAATAGGCGAGGGGGCGTATGTTGCCGGCTTCACCTTTTCGATGGCGTCCGGGTTCTGGCGCAAAAACCCGCTGGGCGCGATTGAAGCCTTCCACACGGCATTTCCGGAAAGTCCTGAGACGCGCCTGATCCTGCGTTGTCATGACTGCGCGCTTTACCCGGCCGGCTATGATCTGCTAAAGGCCGCGGCGCTGGCGGATGCACGTATTCTGCTGTTTGATGGCCAGGACCGCAAAATCGGTCTTAGTGATTTTTACGCGGCGATCGATGTGCTTCTGTCCCTGCATCGTTCGGAGGGCTTTGGCCTGACCCTGGCCGAGGCTTTGCAATCCGGACGCCGCGTGATCACGACCGACTGGGGCCTGGCGCCGGAACTGGCGGCGGACGCCGGTGTCACTCAGGTGCCGTCGGTTCTCATTCCCGTGGAAGATCCGCAGGGCATATACGAAGATTACACGGTGCAAAAATGGGCCGAGGCGGATATTGGTGCGGCGGCGAAAGCCCTTCAGGCTCTCGCCATCCGTTCCTAGATCACGTAATCCAGGCCATCACCCAGGAAGCCGTTTGCCAGCATGTAGGCGACGACTTTTTCCGCCAGTTGTTCCGGCGTCTGGCTCGTGGTGTCGAGCGTCAGTTCCGGGCTTTCCGGCGCCTCGTAGGGGCTGTCGATACCGGTGAAGTTCCTGATCTCGCCGGCGCGCGCCTTGGCATAGAGGCCCTTGACGTCGCGCTTTTCCACCACATCAAGCGGGGTCGAGACGTAGATCTCGATGAACTCGTTGTCGCCCAGCAGCTCGCGCGCCATCTGCCGCTCGGCACGGAACGGCGAGATGAACGACACCAGCGTCACCAGGCCGGCATCGACCATCAGCTTCGACACCTCAGCCACGCGGCGGATATTCTCCACGCGGTCGGCATCGGTGAAGCCTAAGTTCTTATTCAGGCCGTGGCGGACATTGTCGCCATCGAGCAGATAGGTGTGGTGGCTGAGCGACAGAAGCTTCTTCTCGACCAGATTGGCGATGGTCGATTTGCCGGCGCCCGAAAGCCCGGTGAACCACAAAACGACCGGCTTCTGGTTCTTGGCGGCCGCACGGGTCGCCTTGTTGACGTCGAGCGCCTGCCAGTGGACATTGGTGGCGCGCCTGAGACCGTGTTCTATCATGCCGGCGCCGAGCGTCAGGTTCGACACACGGTCGATGACGATAAAAGCGCCCATTTCGTGATTGTCCGCATACGGATCAAACGCCACGGGTTCCTGCAGGGCGATATTGACCAGCGCCACTTCGTTCAGCTTCAGCGTCTTGGCCGCCAGATCGGCAAAGGTATTGACGTCGGTCTTGTGCTTTATTTCGGTCACCGACGCCGAAACCGTCTTGGCGCCGATCTTGACCAGCAGGGTGCGACCGGGGATCAGTTCCTGCTCGCTCATCCAGATCAGGCGCGCCTGGAACTGGTCGGAGACTTCGGGTCGATTGTCCGTTGCGGAGATTACGTCGCCGCGTGAAATATCGATTTCATCTTCCAGGGTCAGCGTAATGGCCTGGCCGGCGGCCGCGGCCGGCAGATCACCATCATAGGTGACGATCGCCTTGACCTTGGACGTTTTGCCGGATTTGGCCACCAGCACCTCGTCACCGGGACGAACGGTGCCGGAAGAAATGGTGCCGGAGAAGCCGCGGAAATTGAGGTCGGGGCGATTGACCCACTGGACCTGCAAACGGAAGGGCTTTTGGCTTTGGTCTTGATCGATCTGCACCGTTTCCAGGTGCTCGACGAGCGTCGGGCCCTGATACCACGGCATCTTGTCGCTGCGGCCCAGAACGTTGTCGCCATAGCGGGCCGACATCGGAATGGCCTGCAAGGTCTCAAAGCCGAAATCGGCAGCGAACGCCTGGTAATCGGCAACAATCTCGTTGAAGACGTCCTGGCAGTAATCCATCAGGTCGATCTTATTGACCGCCAGCACCACATGTTTGATGCCGAGCAGCGACACGATGAACGAGTGACGGCGCGTCTGGGTCAGGATGCCTTTGCGGGCGTCGATCAGGATGACGGCGAGGTCCGAATTGGAGGCGCCGGTGGCCATGTTGCGGGTATATTGTTCGTGGCCGGGGGTGTCGGCGACGATGAACTTGCGTTTGTCGGTGGTGAAGAAGCGGTAGGCGACATCGATGGTGATGCCTTGCTCGCGCTCGGCCTGTAGGCCATCGACCAGCAGGGCCAGGTCAATATCGTCACCGACCGTGCCGTGCTTCTTCGAGTCCTTTTCGATGCTGGCCAGTTGATCCTCGAAGATCAGCTTGGTGTCATAGAGCAGGCGGCCGATCAGGGTCGACTTGCCATCATCCACCGACCCGCAGGTCAGGAAGCGCAGCAGGTCCTTCTTCTCGTGTGTGGCCAGAT
This window harbors:
- a CDS encoding WcbI family polysaccharide biosynthesis putative acetyltransferase is translated as MKVLFIANCHAKPLSIICNTLCPSIAFDWVEVNRLSEADRETVTAKIENADSVLYYPISDRWPQDFVRGATIREKAKASLVLTNVYFGGLHPDITLTGKGGARLQSPLADYHSRIVLMSYLNGLDASKALQLVNDSAFADKFGYLQVWPDSLAELKKRSNEADIRFYDEFEEMLYERLPLFVVNHPVTHLLFLYARKILAHLGLPVLSLTADCFPQWMLSNAVFPVFPYISETFKLPYSVSLLKAPRADVFLEMPDFVNQCYSLYKGYKREEMVVMDKYAEWKTRFLASL
- the cysN gene encoding sulfate adenylyltransferase subunit CysN is translated as MEDTLDTKALVEYLATHEKKDLLRFLTCGSVDDGKSTLIGRLLYDTKLIFEDQLASIEKDSKKHGTVGDDIDLALLVDGLQAEREQGITIDVAYRFFTTDKRKFIVADTPGHEQYTRNMATGASNSDLAVILIDARKGILTQTRRHSFIVSLLGIKHVVLAVNKIDLMDYCQDVFNEIVADYQAFAADFGFETLQAIPMSARYGDNVLGRSDKMPWYQGPTLVEHLETVQIDQDQSQKPFRLQVQWVNRPDLNFRGFSGTISSGTVRPGDEVLVAKSGKTSKVKAIVTYDGDLPAAAAGQAITLTLEDEIDISRGDVISATDNRPEVSDQFQARLIWMSEQELIPGRTLLVKIGAKTVSASVTEIKHKTDVNTFADLAAKTLKLNEVALVNIALQEPVAFDPYADNHEMGAFIVIDRVSNLTLGAGMIEHGLRRATNVHWQALDVNKATRAAAKNQKPVVLWFTGLSGAGKSTIANLVEKKLLSLSHHTYLLDGDNVRHGLNKNLGFTDADRVENIRRVAEVSKLMVDAGLVTLVSFISPFRAERQMARELLGDNEFIEIYVSTPLDVVEKRDVKGLYAKARAGEIRNFTGIDSPYEAPESPELTLDTTSQTPEQLAEKVVAYMLANGFLGDGLDYVI
- a CDS encoding glycosyltransferase → MFGTGFTRFLPKGLRNVILGLSNDYHFGSPRIRYAPVKARRQYRGKRVAIAGLFSVRCGLQRAADLMAMDMEARGIPVFRMDMARALRLVTDIERNDAGGLKEMANFAPTDIIIHAAPPLFNRFLSKLGRREYSKAAVIPYWHWELAEAPADWGRALKWADEIWAPTLFVADAIRAVMPEARPIRIVPNAVDADPFVPVSTVDAARVRSVLGIGEGAYVAGFTFSMASGFWRKNPLGAIEAFHTAFPESPETRLILRCHDCALYPAGYDLLKAAALADARILLFDGQDRKIGLSDFYAAIDVLLSLHRSEGFGLTLAEALQSGRRVITTDWGLAPELAADAGVTQVPSVLIPVEDPQGIYEDYTVQKWAEADIGAAAKALQALAIRS